The following proteins are encoded in a genomic region of bacterium:
- a CDS encoding exodeoxyribonuclease VII large subunit has protein sequence RRLERAGEREARARLALDPQRLLATWPRRRSELERAAARLDRATGAVLAVRRARLDHLAQKAQWLDPARQLRRGWSLTLDAHGRLLRDAAAVAPGDRLVTRLQSGQIVSIVESAGDAGRD, from the coding sequence AGCGCCGCCTCGAGCGCGCCGGCGAACGTGAGGCGCGCGCGCGGCTGGCCCTGGACCCGCAGCGCCTGCTCGCCACGTGGCCCCGGCGACGGTCGGAGCTCGAACGTGCCGCGGCCCGCCTCGACCGGGCCACGGGCGCCGTGCTCGCCGTGCGCCGCGCCCGCCTGGACCATCTCGCGCAGAAGGCGCAGTGGCTCGATCCCGCACGCCAGCTGCGGCGCGGTTGGAGCCTGACCCTGGACGCGCACGGCCGATTGCTGCGCGACGCCGCCGCCGTCGCGCCCGGGGACCGGCTCGTCACCCGGCTGCAAAGCGGGCAGATCGTGAGTATCGTGGAGAGCGCCGGCGACGCCGGCCGGGACTGA